ACTTAATTTCCAGCTAATGCGATGGTTGCTGCACCAACTTTTTCTGCACCTGACTCAAGGAGTACTTTAGCAGTGGAATTTATTGTCGAGCCGGTTGTCAGCACATCGTCAATAATTAAGAATGATTTGCCGGCAGTATCGCTTACATCGGTAACTTCAAATACATTTTCCATATTCTTTTGTCTTCCGCTTTTATCCAACAAAGTTTGGGTAACAGTATATTTATGCCTTTTTACAAAATTATCAGCAACCGGAATTCCAATTTCTTTTTCAACAGCTTTGCAAATCAAGTCTGATTGGTTAAAACCTCTTTCCCGTTTCTTTGCTTTATGAATAGGAATAGGAATAATAAAATCGTAATCAGTCATTTCGTCAATTAAAATTCTACGACTCAGTAGCTTTCCAAATTCGCCTGCGACAGATTGAAACTTTAAATACTTCAAGGCATGAATTATCTCAAGATAATTATTATCAGCTTTAACTTCAAAAAGAGACGTAGCTTCGGTTATATGTGTATTCTCCGGGAAATTTGAGTGAAATCTGTTCAGAATTAGCTTTTTATCAGGTGCAAAAGGTAAATTGTCATGGCATTTATCGCAAACAAATTTAGAATATTTTGCCGAATGTCCGGTATATTCAGAGCAAACGACACAATGCCTTGGTGCCAGAAAATCGCTAATTGAATCAGCTATTATTCTCAGGATATTGGCTGCGGGATTTGCACTATTCTGTGAATGACTCAAGCGAAAATCTTTTGTTTGGGAATAAAAATATGTATAGTGAAAGTGTAAATAAGCCGACATTTTCTAATAATTTTGGCAGCCCGACTTTCTGAGGGTTTGTACTGGAGCATCCGCAGTTTATATCAAGACCCATTGCCATTGCCCATGCTACAGAAAATACAAATAAAATCATTAGCCCTCCGGTAATAATAGAACTTGATTTTAACCTTATACCAAAGAGAATAAACACACCAGCCAAAAACTCCACCCAAGGGAGAATTAATGCCAATATATTCAGTGTAAATTCAGGAACTAAAGCAAAATTAGCAATTTCGCTAGCAAATTTTTCAGGATTGCTAATTTTACCAGCACCATAAGTTATGAATATATATCCAAGAATTATTCTTGCAATTAAAATTATGTATGGATTATCTAATATTTTTTTCATTTGTCAAAGTAAAAATTATTTAAAATCATTAATAATATTAACTAATAAGCATAATTATTATTTTAAAAAATTGAATATATAAATCATTATGTAGAATATCACAATTTTAAAAAAGTATTTTTAGTCAAACGTAATAATATTATTAAAGTATCATAAGTGCCTTTTTTCACTAAATCATTAAAAATCAATCATTATTGAGTGCAAAAATACTGATATTTCTTTTTTATTTGAAAAAAAAATCGTAATTTGTATTGTTATAAAATGTATTTAAAAAAAACTTTTTATGACATTTGTTTGACATAAAGTAATTAAAAATTGTAAGTTTTCAAAATCCTTTATAAAAAGAGGTAAAAAATGGCTAAAGTTTTAGGTGAAATAATAATTGACATAGAGAGATGCAAAGGTTGCGAGCTATGCGTAGAAGCATGCCCGGAGGAAGTAATTGCTATCTCTGATACGATAAATGCAAAGGGTTATCAGTATGCAATAACTGTAAATCATGATTGTACAGGCTGTATGAATTGTGCTTTAGTGTGCCCGGATGCTGTTATCAAAGTATATCGTAAGGTTCTCCGCGAGCCCAAAAAAGCGGCAACAATTGTAGAAGTAGCAAACTAATAACAAAGGATTAAAAATGGGTGACCTTAAATTAATGAAGGGCAATGAAGCCCTTGCAGAAGCAATGATAAGAGCCGGATGTGACGCATATTTCGGCTATCCGATTACTCCCCAGTCAGAAGTACTCGAATATCTGGCGAGGGAAGCTGAAAAAAGAACAGGTATGCTTGCTTTCCAAGCTGAAAGTGAAGTTGCCGCAATTAACATGATTTACGGTGCTGCGGGATGTGGAAGGCGCGTGATGACCACATCATCAAGTCCGGGTATGTCGCTTATGCAGGAAGGACTTTCTTATATTGCAAGTGCCGAACTTCCCTGCTTACTTGCTAACGTAGTCAGAGGCGGACCGGGTCTCGGAACGATTCAGCCATCACAGGCGGATTATTTCCAATCAGTGAAAGGTGGCGGTCATGGCGATTATAAATTAGTCGTACTTGCACCTTCGACTGTTCAGGAAATGGTTGACTTTGTTAAGCTCGGTTTTGAACTTGGTGAAAAATACAGAAATCCTGTTATGATTCTTACCGATGGTGCCGTAGGTCAAATGATGGAACCGGTCGAATTGTTCGACCAGGTGCCACGCAGAACTGAATTCCCTGATTGGGCAACAACCGGTAAGAAGCCGGGTAAAGAAAGAAATTATATAACTTCGCTTCATATTCAGTCTGAAAAAATGGAAGAAATTAATCGCAGACTTCAGGCAAAATATCGCAAGATGGAAGAAGAAGAAGTTCGCTACATTGAAATGGAAACTGAAGATGCAGAGTATATTTTTACTGGATTCGGTCTTGGTGCAAGAATCTGTATGAAAGCTATGCAAATGGCTCGCGAAGATGGTTACAAAGTAGGGCTTATAAGACCGATTACTTTATTCCCTTTCCCAACTAAGGTTTATCACGAACTTGGCGGAAGAGTAAAAGGCATACTTGATGTAGAAATGAATGCAGGTCAGATGGTTGAAGATGTTCGCTTGTCAGTAAATGGTCAGACAAGAGTTGAGTTTTATGGAAGAATGGGCGGCGTTATTCCTTCACCGGAGGAAATTTACGAGCATTTTATAAAAACCTTTATTGAAGGAGGAAAATAATGAGCGAAAAGACATTCGTTGATATAGAATCCGAACTCGAAGAAACAGTAGTCAGAGAAACTATTTGTTTAGAAGAAAATTTAATATATGAAAAACCTCTTGATACTTTGATAGATACACCTATGCACTATTGTCCGGGTTGCGGGCATAGCACTGCTCACAAAATCTTCATGGAAGTTGTAGCCGAAATGGGCATTCAGGAGGAAATTATCGGTGTTGCTCCTGTTGGATGTTCAGTATTTGCATACCATTATATGAATGTGGATATGCAGGAAGCTGCTCATGGTCGTGCTTGTGCGGTGGGAACTGCTATTAAGCGTGTTATGCCGGACAAATATGTATTCACATATCAGGGTGATGGCGACTTGGCTGCAATCGGCACTGCTGAAACTGTTCACGCTGCAAACCGCGGTGAAAATATGCTTGTTATTTTCATTAATAACGGTATTTACGGTATGACATCCGGACAGATGGCTCCTACTTCTTTGCAAGGTATGGTAACAACAACATCACCTTATGGACGCGATACAGCTCATCAGGGTTATCCTCTGAAAATCAGTGAAATGCTGGCTCCGCTTCCGGGTGTGGCTTATGTAACACGCCAGTCAGTTCACAAACCAAATAACGTGAAACGTGCTAAAAAAGCTTTACAAAAAGCATTGGAATATCAGAAACAGGGCTTAGGATTCTGTATAGTTGAGATTGTATCCAACTGCCCGTCGAATATGAAGATGACTCCTTTACAATCTAATAAATTCGTGGAAGAAAAGATGATTCCTTTCTATCCGCTTGGTGATATAAAAGTTCCGGAGGGCAAATAATATGTTACAAGAAGCAATTTTCGCAGGATTTGGCGGTCAGGGCGTACTATCTATGGGTATGATACTTGCTTATGCCGGAATGATTGAAAAGAAAAAGGTTTGCTGGATGCCTTCTTATGGTCCTGAAATGCGTGGCGGTACTGCTAATGCGGTTACAATAGTATCAGACACAATGATAAGCTCGCCGATTATTTCAAGATATGATACTGTGGTTGCACTAAATCAGCCATCAGTTGAAAAATTTGAATCACGCGTAAAGCCGGGTGGAAACATCATTTTTGACAGCACTAATATTCTTGTTCCTCCTACTCGCACAGATATAAATATCTTTGCCGTTCCGGGTAGCGAAGAAGCCGTTAAGTTAAAAAATATCAAGGTATTAAATCTGATTATGCTTGGTGCGATGATTAAAGCAACCGGCACAGTAAATACAGAAACAGTACCAAAAGCATTAGAGCAGGTATTACCCGAACGCTACCACAAATTGATTCCGCTTAATATGGAAGCATTCAAAGTCGGTATGAGTTTTGTGAAATAATTAATTAATTGATGATAATATTTTTAAAAGGGAGCAGGAATGCTCCCTTTTGTGCTTTTTAAAAAAATTTAAGTGACAGCGTGTATGTGGGTACATTATCAGGATTATTTTAAGCCGCTTTCTACTTTCTTTGAGGAGAAGGAGTAGGAAACATTTTTTAATTATACGAATAAATCAATCATAAATTCGTTCATAATTTGTTATAAAATCAATCAATAATTATAAACTTCCCAGATATTACTCTGTCAAAGAAAAGCAAATTCACAATATAAACTCCATTCGATAATGAATTGTCAAATTTTATTTCAATAGTATCTGAATTTGCAGAAAATAATTTAGAATCAATTTTTTTGACAATGTTCCCAAGTAAATCAAAAATAATAATCTGATAATTGTTGTCTTTGATATTACTGTGTTTGATGTACATATTATTCTTAGTTGCATTTAATATCAACTGATTAGATTTATTAGTTATTTCCTCAATACTCGATGGTACTAAGACATTAATATATGCTTCTTTGAAAAGTGTAACCCAGTTATCAGTTTTATCACGAACTTCAAATCTGATAGAATATGTCCCGGGAAATGTAAATGAATAAGACGAGTGTTCTTGTTCTGAAAATGTACGATGTTGGTTTAAACTGTCAACATACACAATCCAACGATATTGTAAAATCTCACCACTGGTACTACTTGTAAAATTAACATTTAGAGGTGAATAACCAAAAGTAACATCTGCTGAAAAATTAATCTTGGTAGAATCGTATATAGAAACGCAACCCAATTTTTCGATTAACAAGGTATCTGAATTATTGAATACTTTAAGGGAAATATCATAATTTCCTTTCTCATTAAATGATTTCACCGGGTTTTTAAAGTCTGAAAATGTACCATCTCCAAAATGCCATAAAAATTTAGAATTATCAAGGGTTGAAACTGCCTTGAATTCAATATTCTGATTAACGTAACCATTCTTACAAATAAAATCTGCTTTCTCTTTAAGATTATAATCCAACCTGAATCTAAAAATTTTACCTGCATTATTTGTTAACAGTAAAGTATTTTCCGAAACGGAAAAATCGTAATTATATAAAAAGTGATTTTCCAAACCAAATTTTAAAACTGATTTACCAAATATGATGTTGTATATATTTAAACTCCCTGCATTACCTTCATTAATGAACATATCATATATTCTATCTTTGTAAAAAACAAAATCATCGTTATATAAAAATTCTGCATTTATAAATTCTTTACCTTGAAATTTATTCTTCATATTTATTTCTTTATTTGAATTGATTTCAATGATATCAGAACCCAGATTAGTTATTAATGCCGACTTATCTTGATTATATTTCAAGGTTGTACCTGCAATCACATTTGTATCAAGTAACAAAGAATATTCAGACTTTTGCATATTATATTCAAATATTTTTGAATACCATCTGAATTCTGTTTCGCCTGCACCACCATTAGGTTGGTAGTAGTCATAATCAAAATCATGATTAGTATAAAATATCCTGTTTGTCTCATAATCAACCATGAAATCAGCGGTAAAAGAATTGCTAATCTTATTAACGTATGTTTCATTCGGCTTAATTTTTACATGATAAAAGCCCCCAAAACCTTTATTTCCACCAGCATTAGAATGTCCTCCACTTTCATCAATCCTAAAACTTATGAAAAAATCTTCTTTTTCAGGATAATATACAGCTTTTGGATTGGGAATAAAGTAATATACATTATAAACCCCGGAACCAACAGGAAAGTTCCTTGGAGTTTCTGAATTGTCAATTTCAAATTCTCGTATTAGAGAGTCATTGCTCAAATTATAAAGTTCAATATGATAATATTTAACATTTTTAGCTAATCTTAAATAAAAATAATATTTCCAGTCGTTTGTAAAATATATCTTCTTGCTGATTAAATCATCTTCAAAAACTTTGTTCTTAATTGGCAATAGTTTCTTAGCTATTGGCATACCACTTTCATAATTCCACCGGCAATAATAATTGTTGGGGTGAAATGTATAAAACTCATTATTTTCCAAATTTTCCTTAATTTTCATCAACTGATATATTTCACGAAAGTCCAACCTTTCAAAAATTCCATCTTTTACCCATGGATTAATATTGTCAGATTGAATACTCAATGAATTAAAGGTCTGAAAATGTTTTTGTTTGGATGGGAAGCTATGATACATTACATCATTACAAATGTAGTTTGCATAATTTTTGGGAAGATAAATCCACTCAAAATTAATTTCGTCGAAAATGAAGGACTCATAGTAATTATTGTCAGTATGTATCAGCTGAACATATCCGTGTGCAAACTCCTTCAAACTATACTTATTCAATGCAGAGGCACTTCCCCGTGGGATATTAAATGAATGAAAATTGAATTCGTTTTCATTTGGATTTTTTATGAAAACTCCCATTTTATCCATTGTTGCATAAAGTTTGCCGGATGTTGACTGAAAAATTTGTGATGGTCTGAAAATCTCAATATTGTTTACTTTGGCTTCTTCAAATTTGATAAAATCATCCGAAAAATACAATTTATCATTTGTTAACAGCCATGATGTTCCCTGGCTATCAACAACTAAATCAAGTATATTGAAATCAGAAGGTAAGGTCAAAAAATCAACATTTAAGTTCTGTGAATTAATTATAAATAGCTTATTTGAAGAATATGCATAAAATAAGCCGTTTTTATCAGTAGAAATTTTTGAAAATTTTAAGGTTTCAGCAAATAAATAATTTATTTTTTTGACTGAATCTTTTGAAAAAATGAAAATTTCATTATTGTTCATTTGAATTAAAAAATCATGAAAGATATTCATTTGCAAAGTCGAAATTTTCAATCCCAAATCATCTTTTTTTATTCTGACCTGCAAAATCTCATCATGGTTTGAATCTTTTTGATACAAAAAGTTGCCATCAAATAGCAAATACTCATTATCATTCAAAGCCCAAATCTTACTGAATTGATTATTAGTATCAAGAATTGTCAAATTATCAAATTGAAAATCTGTTTTTGAGTTTAGATTTACAAACCCGCAAATAAAGATAATTAATGCAGTAAGTACTTTACAATTAATATTATATTTTTTCATAACATAATCTCAAAACGATATTTCTAATTAATCAAAAATAAAGTATTATAACAATATATCCAAAAAATAAATTGCATTTACATATACTTTTATTAGTAATTTAAATTATTATTTATCAATCAATTACGGGAACTATGGCCAGCTCAGCTTATTAAGATTTGTTCGATAAGAATTTTAAATATGTAATTGATTTCTTCTAAAAATTGGACTCGTCACGCCATTGAGAAATTTTCCAAACTGTTTCGGTATTGGGGCGGGTAATGCGGAGGTTTACTCTGCCGAAGACGGTAATTACATCGGTCGGGCTAAATACTACAGTAAGATTAAAACCACGCGAAATATCCTGAAGAACAG
This window of the Ignavibacteriota bacterium genome carries:
- a CDS encoding ComF family protein codes for the protein MSHSQNSANPAANILRIIADSISDFLAPRHCVVCSEYTGHSAKYSKFVCDKCHDNLPFAPDKKLILNRFHSNFPENTHITEATSLFEVKADNNYLEIIHALKYLKFQSVAGEFGKLLSRRILIDEMTDYDFIIPIPIHKAKKRERGFNQSDLICKAVEKEIGIPVADNFVKRHKYTVTQTLLDKSGRQKNMENVFEVTDVSDTAGKSFLIIDDVLTTGSTINSTAKVLLESGAEKVGAATIALAGN
- a CDS encoding DoxX family membrane protein, coding for MKKILDNPYIILIARIILGYIFITYGAGKISNPEKFASEIANFALVPEFTLNILALILPWVEFLAGVFILFGIRLKSSSIITGGLMILFVFSVAWAMAMGLDINCGCSSTNPQKVGLPKLLENVGLFTLSLYIFLFPNKRFSLESFTE
- a CDS encoding 4Fe-4S binding protein codes for the protein MAKVLGEIIIDIERCKGCELCVEACPEEVIAISDTINAKGYQYAITVNHDCTGCMNCALVCPDAVIKVYRKVLREPKKAATIVEVAN
- a CDS encoding 3-methyl-2-oxobutanoate dehydrogenase subunit VorB; the protein is MGDLKLMKGNEALAEAMIRAGCDAYFGYPITPQSEVLEYLAREAEKRTGMLAFQAESEVAAINMIYGAAGCGRRVMTTSSSPGMSLMQEGLSYIASAELPCLLANVVRGGPGLGTIQPSQADYFQSVKGGGHGDYKLVVLAPSTVQEMVDFVKLGFELGEKYRNPVMILTDGAVGQMMEPVELFDQVPRRTEFPDWATTGKKPGKERNYITSLHIQSEKMEEINRRLQAKYRKMEEEEVRYIEMETEDAEYIFTGFGLGARICMKAMQMAREDGYKVGLIRPITLFPFPTKVYHELGGRVKGILDVEMNAGQMVEDVRLSVNGQTRVEFYGRMGGVIPSPEEIYEHFIKTFIEGGK
- a CDS encoding 2-oxoglutarate oxidoreductase — translated: MSEKTFVDIESELEETVVRETICLEENLIYEKPLDTLIDTPMHYCPGCGHSTAHKIFMEVVAEMGIQEEIIGVAPVGCSVFAYHYMNVDMQEAAHGRACAVGTAIKRVMPDKYVFTYQGDGDLAAIGTAETVHAANRGENMLVIFINNGIYGMTSGQMAPTSLQGMVTTTSPYGRDTAHQGYPLKISEMLAPLPGVAYVTRQSVHKPNNVKRAKKALQKALEYQKQGLGFCIVEIVSNCPSNMKMTPLQSNKFVEEKMIPFYPLGDIKVPEGK
- a CDS encoding 2-oxoacid:acceptor oxidoreductase family protein, which produces MLQEAIFAGFGGQGVLSMGMILAYAGMIEKKKVCWMPSYGPEMRGGTANAVTIVSDTMISSPIISRYDTVVALNQPSVEKFESRVKPGGNIIFDSTNILVPPTRTDINIFAVPGSEEAVKLKNIKVLNLIMLGAMIKATGTVNTETVPKALEQVLPERYHKLIPLNMEAFKVGMSFVK
- a CDS encoding PKD domain-containing protein yields the protein MKKYNINCKVLTALIIFICGFVNLNSKTDFQFDNLTILDTNNQFSKIWALNDNEYLLFDGNFLYQKDSNHDEILQVRIKKDDLGLKISTLQMNIFHDFLIQMNNNEIFIFSKDSVKKINYLFAETLKFSKISTDKNGLFYAYSSNKLFIINSQNLNVDFLTLPSDFNILDLVVDSQGTSWLLTNDKLYFSDDFIKFEEAKVNNIEIFRPSQIFQSTSGKLYATMDKMGVFIKNPNENEFNFHSFNIPRGSASALNKYSLKEFAHGYVQLIHTDNNYYESFIFDEINFEWIYLPKNYANYICNDVMYHSFPSKQKHFQTFNSLSIQSDNINPWVKDGIFERLDFREIYQLMKIKENLENNEFYTFHPNNYYCRWNYESGMPIAKKLLPIKNKVFEDDLISKKIYFTNDWKYYFYLRLAKNVKYYHIELYNLSNDSLIREFEIDNSETPRNFPVGSGVYNVYYFIPNPKAVYYPEKEDFFISFRIDESGGHSNAGGNKGFGGFYHVKIKPNETYVNKISNSFTADFMVDYETNRIFYTNHDFDYDYYQPNGGAGETEFRWYSKIFEYNMQKSEYSLLLDTNVIAGTTLKYNQDKSALITNLGSDIIEINSNKEINMKNKFQGKEFINAEFLYNDDFVFYKDRIYDMFINEGNAGSLNIYNIIFGKSVLKFGLENHFLYNYDFSVSENTLLLTNNAGKIFRFRLDYNLKEKADFICKNGYVNQNIEFKAVSTLDNSKFLWHFGDGTFSDFKNPVKSFNEKGNYDISLKVFNNSDTLLIEKLGCVSIYDSTKINFSADVTFGYSPLNVNFTSSTSGEILQYRWIVYVDSLNQHRTFSEQEHSSYSFTFPGTYSIRFEVRDKTDNWVTLFKEAYINVLVPSSIEEITNKSNQLILNATKNNMYIKHSNIKDNNYQIIIFDLLGNIVKKIDSKLFSANSDTIEIKFDNSLSNGVYIVNLLFFDRVISGKFIIID